A genomic stretch from Mycobacterium paraterrae includes:
- a CDS encoding phthiotriol/phenolphthiotriol dimycocerosates methyltransferase: protein MATANRLTRRPLVHRLVINPFVFRLIFTSFATTRFASQTKLLGGDDWLFFNYGYEEDPPMGIPLDPEDEPHRYFIQLYHRTATQVDLAGKKVLECSCGHGGGASYLVRTQHPASYTGLDLNPAGIEFAKNRHHLANLEFVEGNAQALPFADESFDALVNVEASHLYPDVPKFLSEVKRVLKQGGHFLYTDFRPRSEVAEWESHLANSGLRQISMSVIDQNVLRGNEKNTPRKQERISQHHGSAVSRTFARYASDMTDWAFNGALRGSEYTYRVYLFTKD from the coding sequence ATGGCCACCGCGAACCGCCTGACCCGACGCCCGCTAGTCCACCGACTGGTGATAAACCCCTTTGTCTTTCGTTTGATATTCACGTCATTCGCCACCACACGGTTCGCCTCGCAAACCAAGCTGCTGGGCGGCGACGACTGGCTGTTCTTCAACTACGGATACGAAGAAGACCCGCCGATGGGTATTCCGCTCGACCCGGAAGACGAACCCCACCGTTACTTCATTCAGCTTTATCACCGCACCGCGACCCAGGTCGACCTCGCCGGCAAGAAGGTGCTGGAGTGCAGCTGCGGCCACGGTGGTGGCGCCTCGTATCTGGTACGCACCCAGCACCCCGCCTCCTACACCGGGCTGGACCTCAACCCGGCTGGCATCGAGTTCGCCAAGAACCGCCACCACCTGGCCAACCTCGAATTCGTCGAGGGCAACGCCCAGGCGCTGCCGTTCGCGGACGAGTCGTTCGACGCGCTGGTCAACGTCGAGGCCTCGCATCTCTACCCCGATGTCCCCAAGTTCCTCAGCGAAGTGAAGCGCGTGCTCAAGCAGGGCGGGCATTTCCTCTATACCGACTTTCGTCCTCGTTCCGAGGTCGCCGAGTGGGAGTCCCACCTGGCCAACTCCGGGCTACGGCAGATCTCGATGTCGGTCATCGACCAGAACGTGCTGCGCGGCAACGAGAAGAACACCCCGCGCAAGCAGGAGCGGATCAGCCAGCACCACGGTTCGGCCGTCAGCCGCACCTTCGCGCGCTACGCCAGCGACATGACCGACTGGGCCTTCAACGGCGCGCTGCGCGGCAGCGAGTACACCTATCGCGTGTATCTGTTCACCAAGGACTGA